A single genomic interval of Bacillus sp. es.036 harbors:
- a CDS encoding LuxR C-terminal-related transcriptional regulator, translating into MVLPDNPNHDQSQMKAFPFNITREKELASFSRLLDHSGSGILSVYGQPGTGKSELMTHYQQEATDRGVVFYLVNAQYSKAEPSAFLQLLLDQMGASNVYISPLEAIHMHIQHLEKQGIRFVIAIDSYERFEKLDEWFRQSFLPTLPSSSILIFCGRKQLNASWRASIWYPFITSIELKGFSMGQFDSVFQTLDPELIQLAWQFSSGNPYALSLCVQKLNETQEWNERDEQKIYRTVVKEWLSELEDDQLLPYIEVASIGRYIQQEKLEVMLDQSISRKDFEALISLSFFEETEAGWQLNTLFQRAMRDDLRRRKPSYYHQLWKRALLYCRSFFDHNRIVDSTEISEFFYLLGEPMMRASLFDHETLSTYTMTSANQDDWREILPYLEENALVKKDLNASFVNDQSEQTFKYFISKNNNQESAFMTKEMIESVGIHHVKLLRQRDGIVKGIAFLLPIQSNTLRKLQSSPVTRSYFKRISPAEEKRILSQDTPSGWVIRYLGVKNPKQMEDRKALLYHLLPLVLTEGILVASTPLPFYQDLLEQFRFNEIPEAMHFDYGPDRPSKTYELDLRNARLSHYLETFANALGVNLSETPQHRFQFTAREQEVVSLVIQGYSNAKLAQTLSLSEVTIKKHLSRIYEKTGVKNRTQLTRVMLERK; encoded by the coding sequence ATGGTCCTTCCAGATAACCCCAATCATGATCAAAGTCAGATGAAGGCTTTTCCATTTAATATTACGAGAGAAAAAGAATTAGCTAGCTTCTCTCGCTTACTAGACCATAGTGGAAGTGGTATTCTTTCAGTCTATGGCCAACCAGGTACCGGGAAAAGCGAATTAATGACTCACTATCAACAAGAAGCCACGGATCGAGGCGTCGTTTTTTATCTTGTTAATGCGCAATATTCAAAAGCCGAGCCATCTGCTTTTCTTCAATTATTGCTTGACCAGATGGGCGCCTCTAACGTATACATTTCACCACTTGAAGCCATTCATATGCACATCCAACATCTAGAGAAACAAGGAATTCGCTTTGTCATTGCGATTGATTCCTACGAACGATTTGAAAAGTTAGATGAATGGTTTAGACAGTCCTTTCTTCCTACGCTACCCTCTTCCAGCATTCTCATTTTCTGCGGTCGTAAGCAGCTTAATGCGTCCTGGAGAGCGTCAATCTGGTATCCCTTTATCACATCGATCGAGTTAAAAGGATTTAGTATGGGGCAATTCGATTCCGTGTTCCAAACATTGGATCCGGAGCTCATACAGCTAGCCTGGCAATTTTCAAGCGGTAATCCTTATGCCTTATCGCTCTGCGTGCAGAAATTAAATGAAACACAAGAGTGGAATGAAAGAGATGAACAAAAAATTTATCGTACTGTTGTAAAGGAATGGCTCAGTGAACTTGAAGATGATCAGCTCCTTCCTTACATAGAGGTGGCATCAATCGGCCGCTACATTCAGCAGGAAAAACTTGAGGTAATGCTTGATCAATCGATATCACGAAAAGATTTTGAAGCGCTCATCTCTCTCTCCTTTTTTGAAGAAACGGAAGCCGGCTGGCAGTTAAATACACTTTTCCAACGCGCAATGCGAGATGACCTTAGAAGAAGGAAGCCCTCTTATTATCATCAGCTCTGGAAGCGTGCTTTGCTCTATTGTCGTTCCTTTTTCGATCATAATCGAATAGTAGATTCTACGGAAATTAGTGAGTTTTTTTATTTGCTAGGTGAACCTATGATGCGAGCCTCGTTATTTGATCATGAAACGTTATCAACGTACACGATGACTTCAGCGAATCAAGATGACTGGAGGGAGATCCTTCCTTATTTAGAAGAGAATGCCCTTGTCAAAAAAGACTTGAATGCTTCGTTTGTGAATGATCAAAGTGAGCAAACGTTCAAGTACTTCATTTCTAAAAATAACAACCAGGAATCGGCTTTTATGACAAAAGAAATGATCGAGTCCGTAGGTATTCACCACGTGAAGTTGCTTCGACAAAGAGATGGAATCGTCAAGGGAATTGCTTTCTTGCTGCCCATTCAGTCAAACACGCTTAGAAAATTGCAGAGCAGTCCTGTGACAAGAAGTTATTTTAAGAGAATCTCTCCCGCTGAAGAAAAGCGTATTCTTTCACAAGATACACCATCAGGCTGGGTCATTCGATACCTAGGCGTGAAAAACCCAAAACAGATGGAAGATCGAAAAGCACTTCTTTACCACCTTCTTCCGCTTGTGTTAACCGAAGGGATCCTCGTTGCTTCAACGCCCCTTCCTTTTTATCAAGATTTATTAGAACAGTTTCGATTTAATGAAATTCCAGAAGCGATGCATTTTGATTATGGGCCTGATCGACCTTCTAAAACATATGAGCTTGATTTACGAAATGCTCGGCTCTCTCACTATCTTGAAACGTTCGCAAATGCCCTTGGAGTTAATCTATCTGAGACGCCGCAACACCGCTTTCAATTCACTGCTCGTGAGCAAGAAGTAGTTTCACTTGTGATACAAGGATATTCTAATGCCAAACTTGCACAGACTCTTTCTTTAAGCGAAGTTACAATTAAAAAACACCTTAGCCGTATTTATGAAAAAACCGGTGTAAAAAACCGGACTCAGCTTACCCGTGTGATGCTTGAGAGAAAATAG
- a CDS encoding histidine phosphatase family protein: protein MKQTEIYLVRHAHSTYSPDEYGRGLSSNGHHHQKLLTHQMAENHVDVILSSPYKRAIQTVEGIALQHNKDIQLIEAFKERTLAGKSVENFQEAIETVWLNESYAHPGGESNEKARNRGIDALKDVLKTYEGKSIVIGTHGNMLALIMSHFDQKYDVTFWRNLDMPDVYCLTFEEETLMNVERIWERAN from the coding sequence ATGAAGCAAACAGAAATCTATCTTGTCCGCCATGCGCACTCGACCTATTCACCAGATGAGTACGGTCGTGGATTATCGTCCAATGGCCACCACCATCAGAAATTGCTCACGCACCAGATGGCTGAAAACCACGTCGATGTGATCCTTTCTAGTCCATATAAGCGAGCAATTCAAACAGTTGAAGGCATCGCTCTACAGCACAATAAGGACATTCAACTGATCGAAGCATTTAAAGAAAGAACGCTCGCCGGAAAGTCGGTTGAAAATTTCCAGGAAGCAATAGAAACCGTTTGGCTTAATGAATCCTATGCACATCCAGGTGGTGAATCAAACGAAAAAGCCCGTAATCGCGGCATTGATGCACTGAAGGACGTGCTAAAAACATATGAAGGAAAAAGCATTGTCATTGGAACTCATGGAAATATGCTTGCATTAATCATGAGTCATTTCGATCAGAAGTACGATGTCACCTTCTGGCGTAACCTTGATATGCCTGATGTGTATTGCCTGACGTTTGAAGAAGAAACCTTGATGAACGTCGAGAGAATATGGGAAAGAGCAAACTAA
- a CDS encoding DUF6843 domain-containing protein encodes MYWHRLLVLSLVIVVTASCSSQASVQHETTDTIHLVPEGFEGKLIVIYNVEGAPKLKKEKGFTVVPYDQDGTYLTSTEDMEYGGVTDEFYYVDQKDKRTPIETNCTYLFPNSGITIADRRLLYNAFYLTQSHCSDDFHGKGPENASNRNITGSVEEKLKEEGLLE; translated from the coding sequence ATGTATTGGCACAGGCTGCTTGTTTTAAGTCTAGTGATCGTCGTGACGGCTTCTTGTTCATCACAGGCATCGGTTCAACATGAAACAACCGATACAATTCATCTCGTTCCGGAAGGTTTTGAAGGGAAATTGATCGTTATTTATAACGTAGAAGGCGCACCTAAGTTAAAAAAAGAAAAAGGTTTTACGGTGGTCCCTTATGATCAGGATGGCACGTATTTAACATCAACGGAAGATATGGAATATGGGGGAGTAACAGATGAGTTTTATTACGTTGATCAAAAAGATAAGCGTACCCCCATCGAGACAAATTGCACGTATCTTTTCCCGAATAGCGGCATTACTATAGCGGATCGGCGCTTGCTTTATAATGCTTTTTACTTAACACAGTCACACTGCAGTGACGACTTTCACGGAAAGGGTCCGGAAAATGCGAGCAACCGAAATATTACAGGCAGTGTAGAAGAGAAGCTTAAGGAAGAAGGGTTATTGGAGTAA
- a CDS encoding helix-turn-helix domain-containing protein, translating to MAKYSEKFKLEVVMEYLQGSLGYTLLAKKYGMPHKSPIIGWVRAYQTFGEEGLKRKRSRQVFPVQFKLNVLNFMKQTGASYRETAIAFKMNNPSLIANWSSTLRKEGIGGLQEKAKGRPPMPKNHKQQSSKSEKELTREEQLERENELLRLEISYLKKLKAFQENPNAYLEKHKQRWYSNSKKKDSN from the coding sequence ATGGCAAAGTATAGTGAAAAATTTAAATTAGAAGTGGTAATGGAGTATCTCCAAGGATCTCTGGGATACACTTTATTAGCCAAAAAGTATGGAATGCCTCATAAATCTCCCATCATTGGTTGGGTTCGTGCTTATCAAACCTTTGGAGAAGAGGGATTGAAGAGAAAGCGTTCAAGACAAGTCTTCCCTGTCCAATTTAAGTTAAATGTATTAAACTTTATGAAACAGACAGGCGCTTCTTATCGGGAGACTGCGATTGCCTTTAAAATGAACAATCCTTCGTTAATTGCGAATTGGTCTAGTACATTACGGAAGGAAGGAATCGGAGGCCTCCAAGAAAAAGCGAAAGGACGGCCACCTATGCCAAAAAATCACAAACAACAATCATCGAAATCAGAAAAAGAGTTAACGCGTGAAGAACAACTAGAACGCGAAAATGAGCTTCTGCGATTAGAGATTTCCTATCTAAAAAAGTTAAAAGCTTTTCAGGAGAACCCGAATGCCTATCTCGAAAAGCACAAGCAGCGCTGGTATTCGAACTCAAAAAAGAAGGATTCAAATTAA
- a CDS encoding IS3 family transposase, giving the protein MRRVAIPEATYHYQVTQLKNEDPNKEWKEVIKELFHKHEGKYGYRRIYLALRNQGYVINHKKVQRMMSELGLKCEKFTRKSRYKSYKGTVGKVAQNRLKRRFNTSVSKKLSQM; this is encoded by the coding sequence TTGCGGAGAGTAGCCATTCCCGAGGCCACCTATCATTACCAGGTAACGCAATTAAAGAACGAAGATCCAAATAAAGAGTGGAAAGAAGTGATCAAGGAACTCTTCCATAAGCACGAGGGAAAATACGGATATCGCCGCATTTACTTAGCGCTTCGAAACCAGGGATATGTCATCAACCACAAAAAAGTGCAACGAATGATGAGTGAGTTGGGATTGAAGTGTGAAAAATTCACTCGGAAATCCCGGTATAAATCGTACAAAGGTACGGTTGGAAAAGTGGCTCAAAACCGATTGAAACGCAGATTCAATACGTCCGTCTCCAAAAAATTGTCACAGATGTGA
- a CDS encoding IS3 family transposase translates to MTEFKCRGNEKLYLSPMMDLFNGEIVSFGISNRPALNLVLKPLTEALETIRTEAKYRTTIHSDQGWHYQHNTWVKTLKKNRIFQSMSRKATCADNAAMENFFGILKQEMYYGEELVSYEELKRKLEVYVDYYNHERVKAKLAGLSPIQYRTQTSQTAA, encoded by the coding sequence GTGACTGAATTTAAATGTAGAGGAAATGAAAAGCTTTATTTGAGCCCGATGATGGACTTATTTAATGGAGAAATTGTTTCTTTTGGGATTTCCAACCGACCCGCACTCAATCTTGTTTTAAAGCCTTTGACTGAAGCGTTAGAAACCATTCGAACGGAAGCCAAATATCGGACCACCATCCACTCAGATCAAGGCTGGCATTATCAGCACAACACGTGGGTGAAGACATTAAAGAAGAATCGAATCTTCCAGAGTATGTCCAGAAAAGCAACCTGTGCCGATAATGCGGCCATGGAGAACTTCTTCGGGATTCTCAAACAAGAAATGTATTATGGAGAAGAGCTTGTCTCTTATGAAGAACTGAAAAGAAAACTTGAGGTATACGTGGACTATTATAACCATGAACGCGTAAAAGCAAAATTGGCTGGTTTAAGCCCGATACAATATCGAACTCAAACCAGCCAAACAGCTGCATAA
- a CDS encoding L-cystine transporter has translation MDTFIVIVNIAILLVLIGVLIKMQQKHVSFSKRVFAGLGFGVALGVYLQIAFGASSEIVSQTSDWYSIVGSGYVRLLMMIVIPLVMVSIIQSITNLEKTSELGKMSGWIIGILVSTAMVAAIVGVGSSLIFDLNAEQIEAGQAEQDRGSYLEETLGSVKDMSTPDKILAFIPANPFEDMTGARPTSTIAVVIFSAIVGIAALGVRRKNPEQAAVFTNGVNAVYAIVMRIVTLVLRLTPFGIMGLMATTVAQTNVAGILELGKFVLASYLALLVMFIIHLILIATGGLNPLTYLKKVLPVLTFAFTSRSSAGTIPLNISAQKNSLGVDEGTANMSASFGATIGQNGCAGIYPAMLAVMIAPTVGIDPLSPGFLIQLVLIVGISSFGVAGVGGGATFAALIVLSSMNLPVYLAGLLISVEPLIDMGRTALNVNGAMTSGTLTSRILGKFNHDKFNDSNAIEKDIAV, from the coding sequence GATTAGGTTTCGGTGTCGCGCTAGGGGTTTACTTACAAATTGCATTTGGTGCTAGTTCGGAGATTGTTAGTCAAACATCCGATTGGTATAGCATTGTAGGAAGCGGATACGTTCGCTTGCTAATGATGATTGTTATTCCGCTCGTTATGGTTTCGATCATTCAATCGATTACAAATCTTGAGAAGACGTCAGAGCTTGGAAAGATGTCAGGTTGGATCATTGGTATTCTTGTTTCCACTGCAATGGTTGCGGCAATCGTTGGAGTCGGAAGCTCGCTTATTTTTGACTTGAATGCCGAGCAAATTGAAGCAGGTCAGGCAGAGCAGGACCGAGGAAGTTATCTTGAAGAAACGCTTGGTAGCGTAAAGGATATGAGTACTCCAGATAAGATTCTTGCTTTTATTCCAGCCAATCCGTTTGAAGATATGACTGGAGCTCGTCCAACCTCCACGATTGCCGTCGTTATTTTCTCAGCGATCGTAGGGATTGCGGCACTTGGCGTACGCCGGAAAAATCCTGAGCAAGCGGCCGTTTTCACGAACGGTGTTAATGCCGTTTATGCAATCGTGATGCGTATCGTTACGCTTGTTCTTCGGTTAACGCCTTTTGGCATCATGGGCTTAATGGCAACAACAGTAGCTCAGACGAACGTAGCTGGAATTCTTGAACTTGGAAAATTCGTTCTCGCATCATATCTCGCCTTACTTGTAATGTTTATCATTCATTTAATTTTGATTGCAACTGGTGGATTAAATCCACTTACTTATTTGAAAAAGGTTCTACCTGTTCTTACATTTGCTTTTACATCACGTTCAAGCGCAGGGACAATTCCGTTGAATATTTCTGCACAGAAAAATAGCCTTGGTGTTGATGAAGGAACAGCGAATATGTCAGCTTCGTTTGGCGCTACGATCGGTCAAAATGGTTGCGCAGGCATTTATCCTGCGATGCTTGCAGTGATGATCGCGCCAACAGTTGGCATCGATCCGCTTAGCCCAGGATTTTTAATTCAGCTTGTGCTAATCGTAGGCATTAGTTCATTTGGTGTCGCTGGTGTTGGCGGCGGAGCCACTTTTGCAGCATTGATCGTCCTTTCTTCAATGAACTTACCGGTTTATTTAGCAGGACTTCTTATTTCTGTGGAGCCTCTCATTGATATGGGACGTACGGCTCTTAACGTAAACGGTGCAATGACATCAGGAACGCTCACTTCCCGCATTCTTGGGAAATTTAATCATGATAAATTTAACGATTCGAACGCAATTGAAAAAGATATTGCCGTATAA